The nucleotide window TTGCATCTTTCTACCCTTCTGCTGGGCTGATTTAAAAAACCTTAAAGATGAAATCAGGCGGCATTGGCTGTTTTTCGTGGCCTTGGGCGCTACGGGCATCATCGGCTACAATATTTTTCAATACCTGGCGGTAAAGTATACCACCGCTATCAACGCCACCATTATTAATTCCTCTACGCCCATCTTTGCGGCTATTGCCTCATACGTTTTCATGAAAGACAGGTTAAGCCCGCTACAGGCTTTTGGCATCGGCATCTCCTTTTTTGGTGTTACCAGCATCATCACCCAAAACAACTGGATGCAGGTTTTTTCCATGACATACAATACCGGGGATTTGATGATGCTCCTGGGCGTGTGGTTAAATACTGTGTACTTGTTAATTCTTAGAAAAAAAGGCAAGCTGGTTCCGCCCAAAGTCTTGTTTATTTGTTCGATTTTCGGGGGTCTGGTGGTGGCCTTTCCTCTTTTTGTCTGGGAAAACTCCACCCTTGGCACCGGATGGATTTCTCAATTAAACCATTATCACTTTTGGAGCCTGCTGTACCTGGGCATTTTCCCAACTATCCTGGCCATGCTTTTTTACAATCGCGGGATTATGGAAATCGGCCCTGTTAAGACAGCCATTTACGCCAACCTGACCATTGTATTTACCTCTATCCTGGGGTTCTTCTTTCTGGGGGAAAGACTTAACCCCGCCCATTTCTTAGGCGCGGCGCTCATCATAACCGGAGTCTGGCTGACAAATAAAAAGCAGCTGGTTAAAGATAAGGTGTCCGCCGGGCAGGCAGCCAGTTAGACCTGATCTTTGATATGCTTGGTGGGTTAAGCCTGCTGATGGGAAACGCTGCCTTTGCCCTTGAGCGGTTCGCGCCGGTTGCCCAGCAGCTGGCGGTCAAGTTCGGCAACCCAGTCCGCCATTGCCATTGCGCGTTCCTCCAATGCCTGCAACTTGGCAAAATCCAAGAACTGCGAAAGTGGTGATTTCCATGAAATATCTCACCTCCTCGGGTTTTAGTTCACGGGGCAGACGTTGCTGGTATTCTTCTTCTGCCTTATCCAGCTTCAGATAGGTCTCAAAAAAGACACTGGTAGCGGCGTGGTTTGCGTTTACAACTGGTGTTTCAACCCATGCCCCCGTGTGGGGAGCAACATCGTCGCAAAACGGATCGTTTGCGATG belongs to Syntrophomonadaceae bacterium and includes:
- a CDS encoding DMT family transporter is translated as MKIQAGYLLVLAMLFWSGNYVIGKAVVATVPPITLAYLRWLLAFCIFLPFCWADLKNLKDEIRRHWLFFVALGATGIIGYNIFQYLAVKYTTAINATIINSSTPIFAAIASYVFMKDRLSPLQAFGIGISFFGVTSIITQNNWMQVFSMTYNTGDLMMLLGVWLNTVYLLILRKKGKLVPPKVLFICSIFGGLVVAFPLFVWENSTLGTGWISQLNHYHFWSLLYLGIFPTILAMLFYNRGIMEIGPVKTAIYANLTIVFTSILGFFFLGERLNPAHFLGAALIITGVWLTNKKQLVKDKVSAGQAAS